Proteins encoded together in one Venturia canescens isolate UGA chromosome 10, ASM1945775v1, whole genome shotgun sequence window:
- the Nup50 gene encoding nuclear pore complex protein Nup50, with translation MACKRTATSDLNHDNWDNEDEPEEAGTFVKAPPEVLEKRVVKAARRRLPRSADGATPGSTKTPFGLFSGFKTAPAPSSTPFSFLSKSNTLENSTTSENTLTQSNVSTASNGARKIPENGTDKSEITQSVIEKSESLKEDSKKPESSEKEDRIFKKSSDYFAKLKGLNEGVTQWIKSHVDSNPFCILTPIFRDYEKYLKDIEAKHAHESFLSNDDEIVPEKPLATSSKLSTVAALEKTASSESLSEEKKSSFFDGVKTSTSSNASFNWGSQKPSFGDMNSTTKSTFTSGTDKKDDKPTFGSISTENNLFFNKTSNLSQISEETDQSKTEKSSGFGSFGQSTTATATFSFGQSSTTGSTPSAGFSFGSGKPFSFGSHVVASQNTETKADEDKEEDEEPPKPDFKPITEEDAFFEKRCKVFVKKDGNFGDRGVGVLFLKPTPNGKTQLIVRADNSLGNLLLNTLLTTSIPTKRMNKNTVMLVCLPLPDSEPPPTPVLLRVKTSEDADNLIETLDNNKK, from the exons ATGGCATGCAAACGAACAGCAACAAGTGACCTGAATCATGACAATTGGGACAACGAGGACGAGCCTGAGGAAGCAGGAACTTTTGTCAAAGCTCCTCCGGAGGTTCTTGAGAAAAGGGTAGTTAAAGCAGCACGACGGAGATTGCCAAGAAGTGCAGATGGCGCTACTCcg GGAAGTACCAAAACCCCTTTCGGCTTGTTCTCGGGATTCAAGACTGCTCCAGCTCCAAGTTCCACTCCATTTAGTTTCCTGTCAAAAAGCAACACATTGGAAAACTCTACGACGAGTGAAAATACTTTAACACAATCGAATGTGAGCACAGCAAGCAACGGAGCGAGGAAAATTCCAGAAAATGGAACAGATAAATCTGAGATTACACAGTCTGTAATAGAAAAGAGCGAGTCTTTGAAGGAGGATTCGAAAAAGCCTGAATCGAGTGAGAAGGAAGATCGgatattcaaaaaatcttcGGATTACTTTGCCAAATTGAAAGGACTGAACGAGGGCGTTACCCAGTGGATTAAATCACACGTTGATTCTAATCCGTTTTGTATTCTAACCCCAATATTTAgagattacgagaaatatctCAAGGACATAGAAGCCAAGCATGCTCACGAGAGTTTCCTTTCGAACGATGACGAAATTGTACCAGAAAAACCGCTCGCCACCAGCTCAAAATTATCCACTGTTGCTGCACTAGAAAAAACAGCGAGTAGCGAGTCTCTctctgaggaaaaaaaatctagcTTCTTCGACGGAGTCAAAACATCGACGAGTAGCAATGCCAGCTTCAATTGGGGCTCACAAAAACCATCTTTTGGCGATATGAATTCCACTACTAAATCGACTTTTACTAGTGGAACAGACAAAAAAGACGACAAACCTACGTTCGGCAGCATTAGCAccgaaaataatctttttttcaataaaacctCTAACCTTTCACAAATTAGTGAAGAAACGGACCAAtcgaaaaccgaaaaatcctCAGGTTTTGGATCCTTTGGACAATCCACTACAGCCACCGCCACTTTCAGTTTTGGACAAAGTTCCACCACAGGATCCACACCTTCGGCCGGATTCAGCTTTGGAAG TGGCAAACCATTCTCCTTTGGATCCCACGTCGTTGCGTCTCAAAATACGGAAACCAAGGCTGATGAAGATAAGGAAGAAGATGAAGAGCCACCAAAACCGGATTTCAAACCAATCACGGAAGAAGatgcattttttgaaaaacg TTGCAAAGTATTTGTTAAGAAGGACGGAAACTTTGGGGACCGAGGAGTTGGTGTATTGTTTTTGAAACCAACACCGAACGGAAAGACTCAACTGATCGTGCGAGCTGACAATTCGTTAGGAAATTTGTTGTTAAACACATTATTGACAACGTCGAttccaacgaaacgaatgaACAAAAACACAGTTATGTTGGTTTGTCTCCCGTTGCCAGATTCAGAACCTCCGCCAACTCCGGTTTTATTGAGAGTCAAAACATCTGAAGACGCGGATAATCTCATTGAAACACTCGATAATAACAAGAAATAA